In the genome of Pempheris klunzingeri isolate RE-2024b chromosome 11, fPemKlu1.hap1, whole genome shotgun sequence, one region contains:
- the iqsec2b gene encoding IQ motif and SEC7 domain-containing protein 1 isoform X2, with protein sequence MSSTRRWLASHRSKLYIVEGESQCPETGTHKDSSFSQAPYLRGSERYTDSSSSAPSGSRDPSCVAASSSASLAWALRTRHQPASLALRKQEEEENKRCKALSDSYELSTDLQDKKVEMLERKYGGSFVSRRAAKTIQTAFRQYRMNKNFERLRSSASESRMTRRIILSNMRLQYSFDERQPQQQAQTQTNFTHSVAIGPPHSPDTDRPGDYTHLEDTFSKQVKSLADSIDDALTCRAGRDDSQEGSREGGGISEDFGECVWSSSSNPSSQRGLGERARGAGGGHSMHGDSTATSYSDVTLYMDDGMPSSPLSLDRAPSSTDTEYWGPGGGVGGREDSRDTEGGGSSNSRRSTPCTECRDYRLRGAHLPLLTIEPPSDSSVDMSDRSDRGSLSRQLVYEQEPGVGAGSPQGTLKHSPNTGTRPSSTAAAQGQTRAPGRPIPTHIPHQVAAHHHHHHHPIHHHQYPDTPSSSSSPQQPPTTPLSSSSSTVLPSGGLEQPCCSDGDNDSLNSTTNSNETVNCSSGSSSQDSLREPLPPLGKQTYQRESRHSWDSPPFNSDVVQRRQYRIGLNLFNKKPEKGIQYLIERGFVSDTPVGIARFILERKGLSRQMIGEFLGNRQKQFNKDVLDCVVDEMDFSGMDLDDALRKFQAQIKVQGEAQKVERLIEAFSQRYCVCNPTLVRQFQNPDTIFILAFAIILLNTDMYSPNVKAERKMKLEDFIKNLRGVDNGQDIPRDLLVGIYQRIQKWELRTNDDHVSQVQAVERVIVGKKPVLSLPHRRLVCCCQLYEVPDPNRPQRTGVHQREVFLFNDLLVVTKIFQKKKTSVTYSFRQSFPLVEMQVHMFQNSYYPHGIRLTSAVLGGERKVLIVFMAPSQQDRTRFVSDLRESIAEVQEMEKYRVESELEKQKGVMRPSLLTGGVVGGGVGVKSDVVNGTLGGTSFDDNCSVGEGLKRTALSSSLRDLSDAGKRGRRNSVGSLDSTMEGSIISSPQPHQRYPMPGVVPGCYGTEDFRPHRPILSPGTGVGGGPGQQHTTAGTGVGGVSSSVERAGAGSSTGGSSNNTSGSFLGSLFGSKRAKPPGPLIPPGPPFPAPVPPPTTGGPPPHSPSSLCQMDGGPSKIQALHAQYCHAGTVQPPPPYYHHHRYHVQTVPPPLQGMPPHTMQRGPLPCRPPLGPPHVPHPQLAHLSQLSQHGLPGRYANMVVGCPPPLSPLSQHSQNPQFALYHAQPTHSIRGGAVPGTKLPLTLSHSHPHPHAHSQTHPGHVHTPHPTSHSTHQTHFIFGTLPHNLPSASVNAHHVASAAPYLPQYPPLSSIPPPPPHSPLPPPSSPLTPLTPLSPHPPQHPGQPQQGPQVTGAGATGTGGSSKSKPINRISTVV encoded by the exons ATGAGTTCCACGAGGAGATGGTTAGCTTCTCATCGCTCCAAACTTTACAT TGTGGAAGGGGAGTCCCAGTGTCCAGAGACGGGCACCCACAAAGACAGCTCATTCAGTCAGGCACCTTACCTGCGCGGCTCAGAACGctacactgacagcagcagcagtgcgcCCTCAGGATCCAGGGACCCTTCATGTGTGGCTGCCTCCAGTTCAGCCAGCTTGGCGTGGGCACTGCGGACACGCCACCAACCTGCAAGTCTGGCCCTCCGAaagcaagaggaagaggagaacaaGAGATGCAAAGCCCTGTCAGACAGCTATGAGCTCTCAACAGATCTGCAGGATAAAAAG GTGGAGATGCTGGAGAGAAAGTACGGTGGCTCCTTTGTAAGTCGCAGAGCAGCTAAGACCATTCAGACGGCCTTCAGACAGTATCGCATGAACAAGAACTTTGAGCGCCTCAGAAGTTCCGCTTCCGAGAGCCGCATGACGCGCCGCATCATACTGTCTAACATGAGACTGCAGTATTCCTTTGACGAGCGGCAGCCTCAGCAGCAGGCCCAGACACAGACGAACTTCACCCACAGTGTGGCCATAGGGCCTCCTCACTCCCCCGACACAGACCGCCCAGGAGACTACACCCACTTAGAGGACACCTTCTCCAAACAG GTTAAGTCCTTAGCTGACTCCATAGACGATGCACTTACCTGCCGCGCGGGTCGCGATGATTCCCAGGAGGGCAGCAGGGAGGGTGGAGGGATTAGTGAAGACtttggggagtgtgtgtggagcagcagcagcaaccccTCTTCCCAAAGAGGCTTGGGAGAACGAGCCAGGGGTGCTGGAGGAGGACACAGCATGCATGGCGACAGCACCGCCACCTCATACAGTGACGTCACCCTTTACATGGATGATGGCATGCCGTCATCCCCGCTGTCCCTGGATCGGGCCCCCAGCAGTACAGATACGGAGTACTGGGGCCCTGGTGGTGGTGTCGGAGGACGTGAGGATAGCAGGGACACTGAGGGAGGGGGCAGCAGCAACAGTCGGCGAAGCACCCCATGTACTGAGTGCAGGGACTATCGTCTAAGGGGTGCACATCTGCCTCTCCTCACTATTGAGCCGCCCAGTGACAGCTCAGTGGACATGAGTGACCGTTCAGATCGTGGCTCTCTGAGCAGACAGCTGGTCTATGAGCAGGAGCCTGGGGTAGGGGCTGGCTCCCCTCAGGGAACCCTCAAACACTCCCCCAACACGGGCACCCGGCCTTCCTCCACAGCAGCTGCCCAGGGTCAGACCCGGGCCCCTGGCAGACCCATACCCACACACATCCCTCACCAAGTGGCAgcacaccaccaccatcaccaccaccctATCCACCACCATCAGTACCCTGACACACCCTCGTCGTCGTCCTCCCCTCAGCagccccccaccacccctctgtcctcctcctcctctacagtTCTGCCCTCCGGTGGTCTGGAGCAGCCGTGCTGCTCGGACGGAGACAACGACTCACTCAACTCCACAACCAACTCAAACGAGACAGTCAACTGCAGCTCTGGCTCCTCATCTCAGGACAGTCTGCGGGAGCCTTTGCCACCTCTGGGAAAACAGACCTACCAGAGAGAAAGTCGCCATAGCTGGGACTCCCCACCCTTCAACAGTGATGTGGTGCAGAGACGGCAGTACCGCATAGGTCTCAACCTCTTCAACAA GAAGCCAGAGAAAGGGATCCAGTACCTGATAGAGAGAGGCTTTGTTTCCGACACTCCGGTTGGGATTGCTCGCTTCATCCTGGAGAGGAAGGGCCTCAGCAGGCAGATGATTGGAGAGTTCCTGGGGAACCGACAGAAACAATTCAACAAAGACGTTTTAGA ctgtgtGGTGGATGAGATGGACTTCTCAGGTATGGACTTGGATGACGCTCTCAGGAAGTTCCAGGCTCAGATTAAAGTTCAAGGAGAAGCCCAGAAAGTGGAAAGGCTCATAGAAGCTTTTAG TCagagatactgtgtgtgtaatccaACCCTGGTCCGGCAGTTCCAGAACCCGGACACCATCTTCATCTTGGCCTTTGCTATAATCCTCCTCAACACAGACATGTACAGCCCCAACgtcaaagcagagaggaagatgaaactAGAGGACTTCATCAAGAATTTGAGAG GTGTAGACAATGGTCAGGATATACCCAGGGACCTGCTGGTTGGGATCTACCAGCGAATACAGAAGTGGGAGCTACGGACCAATGATGACCACGTGTCCCAAGTGCAGGCGGTTGAGAGAGTCATTGTGGGCAAGAAGCCT GTGCTGTCCCTTCCTCATCGTAGGCTGGTGTGTTGCTGCCAGCTTTATGAGGTTCCTGACCCCAACAGACCTCAGCGAACAGGAGTGCACCAACGAGAGGTCTTCCTATTTAATGACCTTCTGGTG GTGACCAAAATCttccagaagaagaaaacctcAGTGACTTATAGTTTCAGACAATCGTTCCCTCTGGTTGAGATGCAAGTGCACATGTTCCAGAATTCAT ACTACCCTCATGGTATCCGCCTGACCTCAGCAGTACTGGGAGGAGAAAGGAAGGTTCTTATCGTGTTTATGGCACCCAGTCAGCAAGACCGCACCCGCTTTGTTAGTGACCTCAGGGAAAGTATTGCCGAAGTGCAAGAGATGGAGAAATACAGAGTTGAAT CGGAGTTGGAGAAACAGAAAGGTGTGATGCGGCCCAGCTTGCTTACTGGAGGTGTGGTTGGAGGAGGTGTAGGTGTGAAGAGTGATGTTGTGAATGGCACCCTGGGAGGGACAAGTTTTGACGACAACTGCTCAGTGGGTGAGGGTCTCAAACGCACAGCGCTCAGCTCATCTCTCAGGGACCTATCAGACGCAG GGAAACGTGGTCGCAGGAACAGTGTTGGTTCTCTGGACAGTACCATGGAA GGCTCCATCATTAGCAGCCCACAGCCTCACCAGCGCTATCCAATGCCAGGTGTGGTTCCTGGCTGCTACGGAACAGAAGACTTCCGGCCTCACCGCCCCATCCTGAGCCCCGGaacgggggtggggggtgggccGGGGCAGCAACATACCACTGCTGGGACAGGAGTTGGGGGAGTCTCCAGCAGTGTAGAGAGAGCAGGAGCGGGGAGCAGCACTGGGGggagcagcaacaacaccagcGGCTCCTTCCTGGGCTCCCTATTCGGCAGCAAACGCGCCAAACCACCGGGGCCCCTTATTCCACCGGGGCCACCATTCCCCGCACCTGTCCCCCCACCGACTACTGGAGGGCCCCCTCCTCACTCCCCTTCATCTCTGTGCCAGATGGACGGGGGGCCTTCCAAGATCCAGGCATTGCACGCACAATACTGTCACGCGGGCACCGTGCAGCCCCCACCACCTTACTACCATCACCATCGTTACCACGTCCAAACTGTCCCACCTCCTTTGCAAGGCATGCCCCCGCACACTATGCAGAGAGGTCCACTACCTTGTCGTCCACCGCTTGGGCCCCCACACGTCCCACACCCGCAGCTGGCCCATCTCTCCCAGCTCTCCCAGCATGGGCTTCCGGGTCGTTATGCCAACATGGTGGTGGgatgtcccccccccctttctcctctctcccaaCATTCCCAGAACCCACAGTTCGCCCTCTACCACGCGCAACCCACACACTCTATCAGAGGGGGCGCCGTCCCTGGTACCAAACTTCCACTCACCTTGTCTCACTCCCACCCGCACCCCCACGCACACTCCCAAACCCACCCCGGACACGTGCACACACCACACCCAACCAGCCATTCTACCCACCAAACACACTTCATATTCGGCACTCTGCCCCACAATCTACCGTCCGCATCCGTCAATGCGCATCACGTAGCCTCCGCCGCCCCGTATCTGCCCCAGTACCCTCCGCTCTCCTCtatccctcctcccccaccacaCTCCCCTTTACCCCCCCCTTCATCCCCCCTTACCCCTCTTACACCTCTctcccctcaccccccccaGCACCCCGGGCAGCCTCAGCAGGGGCCGCAGGTGACGGGGGCTGGAGCGACAGGTACAGGGGGCAGCTCCAAATCCAAGCCTATCAACCGGATAAGTACCGTGGTGTGA